The Clostridia bacterium genome segment GGCCAACCCCGCGGCGGACCGGGGGGCGGGGGGGGGGGGGGGGGCGCGGGCCCGCCCCGCGGCCGGGCGGGCGAGTTGAACGGGGGAGGGATCGCGATCGTGGAGACGCGGAAGACGAGCCGGCGCTGGCTGATCCCGCTGCTGCTCGGCGCCGTGGTGCTGGGCGCGGCGGGGGGCTTCGCCTACGTCCACTTTGCCGACGCGTCGCCCAAGGAGGTCCCCGGCGTCGACGTGGCGCTGGGCGAATTCACCACAAATTTGGCCGACGTGGACCAGCGTCGGATCATTCAGATCCAGGTGACGGTCGAGGCGGCCGGCCCGGAGGGCCAGAAGCTCCTGCAGGAGCGCCAGGCCGCCGTCCAGGACGCCGTGAACCGCACGCTGCGCTCGTTCCTTGCGGACGAGCTGGCGGGCGACAAGGGCGCGGACCGGCTCAAGGCCGCGCTGCTCCCGGCGATCAACAGCGCCGCCGGGCAGCCGGTCGTGCGGGCCGTGTTCCTGACGCGCATGGTCATCCAGTGAGTGGAACGGAGGTGCGGCGTGGAACCGACGCTCAGCAGTGAGGAACTCGACGTCCTGCTCTCGGCCCTGGAGCCCGGCGCCGACCGCGTGCCGGCGGGCGCGCGGTTGCGGCGGTACAACTTCCGGTTGCCGGACAAGTTCTCCAAGGACCAGCTGCGGACAATCCTGATGCTGCACGACAACTTCGCCCGCGGCGCGACGACGGCGCTCTCGGCTCACCTGCGCTCCATGGTGCAGGTCAACACCGAGACGGTGGAGCAGACGACGTACCGGCAGTTCACCCAGAGCGTCACCGAACCGGCGATCCTGGCCGTCGTCGCCATGCCGCCGCTTCCCGCCCGCACCCTCTGGGAGCTGGACCCGGCGCTGGCGTTCGCGCTCATCGACCGCGTGCTGGGCGGGCCGGGGGTCTGGCCGGAGCGCTCCCGCGCGCTCACCGACATCGAAGGCGCCGTCGTGCGCCGGCTGTTCTCCGGGATGCTGGGCGCCTGGCGCGAGGCCTGGAAGAACGTCACCGAGATCGCCCCGCGGCTCGACACTGTTGAGAGCAACCCGCTGTTCGCGCAGGTGTGCGCGCCGGAGGACATCGTGCTCGTCGTGCACCAGATCGTCGAGCTGGGCGGCCGCCGCGCCCCGCTGAGGATCTGCATCCCGTATCGCACGCTCGAGCCCGTGCTGCCGCGGCTGTCGGCGCGGGAGTGGCTCGGTCACGAGCCGGTGCGCCAAGCCAGCCACAAGGAGGCAGTGCGCCACCACATCTACGAGACCCACATTCCCCTGTGGGTGGAGCTGGGCCGGGCCGAGATCACGCTGCGAGCGCTCCTGGCGCTCAAGCCCGGGGACCTGCTGCGGCTCGACCGCGGCCCCGAGCAGCCCGTGCGGCTGTTCGTCGGCGATCGTCCGGTGTTCCGCGCCCGTCCCGGCCGGCGCGGCCGGCGTCTCGCGGTGACCATCGAGGGAAAGGAGCATGCCGATGAGTGAGCAGCCGACATCGGAGGACATCCGCGAGCTTGTCGAGTCGCTCGATGCCGAGCGCTGGCAGGCGGAAGGCGAGGGCGCCCCGGCGGTGGAGGTCCGGGAGGCCGGGGCCGCGCGGGAGGAGGTCGCGGCCGCCGCGGCGACGGCCACCGCCGCGCGCGCGTGGGCGCCTGCCGACGGCGTGCAGGGTTCCCGCGCCGTGCCCGGCGGGCTGGACATCGTCATGGACGTCCCGCTGGAGGTGACGGTCGAGCTCGGGCGGACGCACCAGCGCGTGCGGGACGTGTTGGAACTGGGCCCGGGGGCCGTGATCGAGCTCAATCGCATGGCCGGCGAGCCGGTCGACGTTCTCGTCAATGGACGGGTCGTGGCCAAGGGCGAGGTCGTCGTCATCGACGAGGCCTTCGGCGTGCGCATCACCGAGATCCTGAGCCCCGAACAACGGCTGGATCGGTTGACCTGACGGAAGGGGGGCGGCGGGGTGGAGGGCTTCTGGCTTTTCCTGCGGACGCTCGGTGCGCTGGCGGTCGTCGTCGGCGCCATCGTGTG includes the following:
- a CDS encoding flagellar basal body-associated FliL family protein — encoded protein: METRKTSRRWLIPLLLGAVVLGAAGGFAYVHFADASPKEVPGVDVALGEFTTNLADVDQRRIIQIQVTVEAAGPEGQKLLQERQAAVQDAVNRTLRSFLADELAGDKGADRLKAALLPAINSAAGQPVVRAVFLTRMVIQ
- the fliM gene encoding flagellar motor switch protein FliM; the protein is MEPTLSSEELDVLLSALEPGADRVPAGARLRRYNFRLPDKFSKDQLRTILMLHDNFARGATTALSAHLRSMVQVNTETVEQTTYRQFTQSVTEPAILAVVAMPPLPARTLWELDPALAFALIDRVLGGPGVWPERSRALTDIEGAVVRRLFSGMLGAWREAWKNVTEIAPRLDTVESNPLFAQVCAPEDIVLVVHQIVELGGRRAPLRICIPYRTLEPVLPRLSAREWLGHEPVRQASHKEAVRHHIYETHIPLWVELGRAEITLRALLALKPGDLLRLDRGPEQPVRLFVGDRPVFRARPGRRGRRLAVTIEGKEHADE
- the fliN gene encoding flagellar motor switch protein FliN, whose protein sequence is MPMSEQPTSEDIRELVESLDAERWQAEGEGAPAVEVREAGAAREEVAAAAATATAARAWAPADGVQGSRAVPGGLDIVMDVPLEVTVELGRTHQRVRDVLELGPGAVIELNRMAGEPVDVLVNGRVVAKGEVVVIDEAFGVRITEILSPEQRLDRLT